The proteins below are encoded in one region of Metabacillus dongyingensis:
- a CDS encoding YicC/YloC family endoribonuclease, with protein MVCSMTGYGRSSIGNDKLTITAEMKSVNHRFFEINVRMPRQLMSIEDKIKKVISSIIYRGRVELYITIEGESLADRFIEVDWNLLDQYVQAAAEIGNRYDLHNGLQLTDLLKLENVITVGEQENSNEEIQSMIFAAVQDAALKLKEMRKAEGAHLKSDLLKQLSILESYVSDIEKYAPQVVIRYKHRLEKKMAELSEGTMDESRIITEAALFADRADIAEEITRIRSHLSQFRETMQKEESIGRKLDFLVQELNREANTIGSKANDKDISKCSVELKSVIERLKEQVQNIE; from the coding sequence ATGGTTTGCAGCATGACAGGATATGGGCGTTCATCAATTGGGAATGATAAACTGACCATTACAGCCGAAATGAAATCGGTTAATCACCGTTTTTTTGAAATTAACGTAAGAATGCCTAGACAATTGATGTCCATTGAGGATAAAATCAAAAAAGTGATCTCTTCTATCATTTATAGAGGACGCGTTGAATTATACATAACAATTGAAGGCGAATCATTGGCAGACCGGTTTATCGAAGTTGATTGGAACCTGCTTGATCAATATGTTCAGGCAGCTGCGGAGATAGGAAACCGGTATGATTTACATAATGGATTGCAGCTGACTGATCTCCTTAAGCTGGAAAATGTTATTACAGTCGGAGAACAGGAAAATAGTAATGAAGAAATACAATCTATGATCTTTGCGGCTGTGCAGGATGCGGCATTAAAGCTGAAAGAAATGAGAAAGGCAGAAGGTGCACATCTGAAAAGCGATTTGCTGAAGCAGCTGTCGATTTTGGAGTCATATGTTTCTGATATTGAAAAATATGCCCCTCAGGTCGTGATCCGCTACAAACATAGGCTGGAAAAAAAGATGGCTGAACTTTCTGAAGGCACAATGGATGAAAGCAGAATCATAACAGAGGCTGCCCTTTTTGCTGACAGAGCGGACATTGCAGAAGAGATTACGAGAATCAGAAGCCATCTCTCACAATTCCGTGAAACGATGCAAAAAGAAGAATCAATTGGAAGAAAGCTGGATTTCCTTGTTCAGGAGCTGAACAGAGAAGCGAACACGATTGGCTCTAAAGCAAATGACAAGGATATATCCAAATGTTCAGTAGAACTGAAAAGCGTCATAGAAAGATTAAAAGAGCAAGTCCAAAATATTGAATAA
- the remA gene encoding extracellular matrix/biofilm regulator RemA: protein MSIKLINIGFGNIVSANRIISIVSPESAPIKRIIQDARDRAMLIDATYGRRTRAVVIMDSDHIILSAVQPETVAHRLSNKDELTDEG from the coding sequence ATGAGTATTAAGTTAATTAATATCGGCTTTGGCAATATCGTCTCAGCCAATCGCATTATTTCCATTGTAAGTCCTGAATCAGCTCCGATTAAAAGGATCATTCAAGACGCCCGTGACCGCGCCATGCTTATTGATGCAACATACGGGCGCAGAACGAGAGCGGTCGTGATTATGGACAGTGACCATATTATACTATCTGCGGTTCAGCCCGAAACGGTTGCCCACAGGCTTTCAAATAAAGACGAGTTAACAGATGAAGGGTAG
- the gmk gene encoding guanylate kinase → MKERGLLIVLSGPSGVGKGTVRKAIFSQNDTDFQYSISMTTRKPREGEVDGVDYFFKSKEEFEQLIKEDRLLEWAEFVGNYYGTPIDYVEKTLSEGRDVFLEIEVQGALQVRKAFPEGLFIFLMPPSLSELKNRIVTRGTETQDIINNRMKVAKEEIEMMDAYDYVVENDHVDLACGRIRAIVTAEHCRRDRIALRYKKMLEVE, encoded by the coding sequence ATGAAAGAAAGAGGATTACTCATCGTGCTTTCGGGTCCTTCTGGTGTTGGTAAAGGTACTGTGCGAAAAGCTATCTTTTCACAAAATGATACAGATTTTCAATATTCCATCAGCATGACGACGCGCAAACCGCGCGAAGGCGAAGTTGACGGAGTTGATTATTTCTTTAAATCAAAAGAAGAATTCGAACAATTAATTAAAGAAGACCGTTTACTGGAATGGGCAGAATTCGTGGGCAATTACTATGGTACGCCGATTGACTATGTGGAGAAAACGTTAAGCGAAGGAAGAGATGTTTTCCTTGAAATTGAAGTTCAGGGAGCATTGCAGGTTCGAAAGGCATTTCCGGAAGGGTTATTCATCTTCCTTATGCCGCCAAGCTTAAGCGAGCTAAAAAACCGCATCGTCACCCGCGGAACAGAAACACAGGATATCATCAATAATCGCATGAAAGTTGCCAAAGAAGAAATTGAAATGATGGATGCTTACGATTACGTCGTTGAAAATGATCATGTGGATCTTGCATGCGGACGTATTCGTGCGATTGTCACAGCTGAACATTGCAGACGTGACCGCATTGCACTTCGTTATAAGAAAATGCTGGAGGTTGAATAA
- the rpoZ gene encoding DNA-directed RNA polymerase subunit omega — protein sequence MLYPSIDKLMNKLDSKYTLVTVAARRAREMQENHDQQIVKPVSHKYVGKALEEINSGLLDYEKQD from the coding sequence ATGTTATATCCATCTATTGATAAACTCATGAACAAGCTTGATTCTAAATATACACTCGTAACAGTGGCGGCAAGACGCGCACGTGAAATGCAGGAAAATCACGATCAGCAAATCGTGAAGCCTGTCTCTCATAAATATGTCGGCAAAGCACTTGAAGAAATTAATTCAGGCTTGCTGGATTATGAAAAACAAGACTAA
- the coaBC gene encoding bifunctional phosphopantothenoylcysteine decarboxylase/phosphopantothenate--cysteine ligase CoaBC gives MKGKKILLCVSGGIAVYKAAALTSKIIQAGAEIKVIMTRSAREFVNPLTFQALSRNDVYFDTFDEKNPAVISHIDLADWADLVVVAPATANTIGKLANGIADDMLTTTLLATTAPVWIAPAMNVHMYDNPAVQKNILALSQYGYQYIEPSEGYLACGYVGKGRLEEPEKIVSLIEGFFSDKQNQVLKGKKVMITAGPTREKVDPVRYFTNHSSGKMGYAIAEAANQMGAEVTLISGPVEIAPPSGVTVIRVESADEMHQEVLNRFSEMDIVIKSAAVADYRPRVVSDQKMKKQDGSLTIEMERTKDILKDLGERKENQILVGFAAETENVEEYALRKLQKKNLDMIVANNVTLAGAGFGTDTNIVTMYKKSGEKKELPVLSKQEVAKQILEEISRFNKGV, from the coding sequence ATGAAGGGAAAGAAAATTCTCCTTTGCGTAAGCGGAGGAATTGCCGTATATAAAGCTGCAGCTTTAACAAGCAAAATCATTCAGGCAGGAGCTGAAATCAAAGTGATTATGACACGTTCAGCGCGTGAATTTGTTAACCCGCTGACTTTTCAGGCTCTGTCAAGAAATGACGTTTATTTTGATACATTTGACGAGAAAAATCCTGCCGTTATCTCACACATTGATCTTGCAGATTGGGCAGATTTGGTTGTGGTCGCTCCGGCCACTGCAAATACAATCGGTAAATTAGCAAATGGGATAGCAGACGATATGCTGACAACAACATTACTTGCGACAACTGCACCGGTCTGGATTGCTCCTGCTATGAATGTTCATATGTATGACAACCCGGCCGTTCAGAAAAACATTCTGGCGTTATCCCAATATGGATATCAGTACATTGAGCCTAGCGAAGGCTATTTAGCCTGCGGATATGTCGGAAAAGGAAGACTTGAAGAACCTGAGAAAATTGTCTCTTTAATAGAAGGTTTTTTTTCTGATAAGCAAAATCAGGTTTTAAAAGGCAAGAAAGTTATGATTACTGCGGGTCCAACCCGCGAAAAAGTAGATCCTGTCCGTTATTTTACAAATCATTCTTCAGGGAAAATGGGCTATGCCATTGCAGAGGCGGCAAATCAAATGGGTGCTGAAGTTACTTTGATCTCAGGCCCTGTTGAAATTGCTCCGCCTTCAGGAGTAACGGTCATTCGGGTTGAATCGGCAGATGAAATGCATCAAGAAGTATTGAACCGCTTCAGTGAAATGGATATTGTCATTAAGTCTGCGGCAGTTGCCGATTACCGGCCGCGCGTCGTCTCTGATCAGAAAATGAAAAAACAGGACGGATCTTTAACTATTGAAATGGAACGGACAAAAGATATTTTAAAAGATCTTGGAGAGCGAAAAGAAAACCAGATTTTAGTTGGATTCGCAGCCGAAACCGAAAATGTGGAGGAATATGCCTTAAGAAAACTCCAGAAAAAAAATCTGGATATGATTGTGGCAAACAATGTGACGCTTGCTGGAGCTGGTTTTGGAACGGATACAAACATTGTGACCATGTATAAAAAAAGCGGAGAAAAAAAGGAGCTTCCCGTGCTTTCTAAGCAAGAAGTAGCTAAGCAAATTTTAGAAGAAATCAGCCGTTTTAACAAAGGAGTATAA